The Brassica oleracea var. oleracea cultivar TO1000 chromosome C6, BOL, whole genome shotgun sequence genomic interval CAACATAATTAACCAGACTTAGAATCCCGAAACTTCCGATTTTTACTGTTCATCCTCGTCCCCACAGCCTTCCATTGCCTCCTCCTGATCGATCCTCACGAGACACGCCTTGTCAAAAGCTTGATCGTCTCGTTCCTTCAATGGCTTGGGTGTAAAACGCCATCTTCCCGGCAAGATCTTGATTCACATCCACAACACCCGCCCCGCTCCGCGATCAACATCAACCTTAACTGTAAGCTAATCACTTCACTTCCATAATCATGTCTTGATGTTTAGCACTCAGAAATGAAATGACATCACAGTAACAATTATACCACTGCATGAAGTTGTGAGAACGTAGTACAAAAATTATTTATTGTAGAGAGACGGTCAGGAAAAGTCCGCCATTTTAACTGTAGGTGGAAACAAAAAAATCCATTTAATAAAAATAGGACCAACTATAAAACAAAAAATTAGAACTGGCTGGGTCTTTTTCTTCTTGTCCCAAAGATCTTTATTTTACAAGTCCCAAAATATCGTTTGATTTTTCTAGCAAATGTTTGCTGCTTCAACAAAATTTGCTGCTTACAGTGTCGTAGCTTGGAACAGACAACACTGCCAAACAAAAAAAGAGCCAGACACAATATTAAGGACACAAGATCATTGTTTTATTATACCTCTGCAAGTGAAAAGGTATATGAAACGTATAAGTTAAAAGAGAAATGTTTATTACCCTCTCCGAAGGAACCCATTGTCAAAGGCTTAGAAATAATCTTGCTGGTGAAATCAGTAATGTCCTTCAACGTAAGTCCGTCTACTGTCTTCAAAAATTGCTCAACTGGCTTCCTGCAATATTTTCAATATAAAAACATTCAGAATAAAGTGAATTTCTTGAAGGTTTTATATTTAAAATGAAATTTTGATGTGTACCTCTCTCCGTATGTAAGTATCTGCCTGCCAATGTCTTCTGCTGCAATCATCTGCATATGACACGCGTTAACTCGTTAGTAACATCTATTTGAAATCGAATAAATCGGTTTCATCGTAAAGTGAGAGAGTGAAAGAATACCCGAGATTCCAAATTCATCAGAACTGCAGATTTTGTGGCTGCCTTGGCACGATCAAGATGCTTCTGGTTAACTGTCCAAACACATAAACACAAGGAAAATGTTTCATACATGTAAAGTATTGTATCCACTTTTAAGTGACAGCAAGGAAGAAACAAACTGTAAACCTTTTCCTCCGGCAACATCTTTCAGTTCTTTAGCTGCTAATTCAATCGCTTTTGCAGCGAACTCAGGACTCTGCAACCATAGATGTAAATCATATCACTATGTTAACCATAATACGTATCAAGGAAGCTAACGCAAACTGAACAATACCCACACAAATTGGTAATATTCCTTTAATACCAAATCTATCATCAATGGGAAAAAGGTGGATGATTGATGGAAGGAAAAACACAGTAAGCAAAATCCTGATTTTGCTGAACTCACCGAGCAACCATAGATTCCAAACAATCCGGTGTTGTTAAAGATGCTAGTGAATGCAGTGCATGACTGAACTTGCTGATATTCGTTTAGAATACGGAGATCTGTAACCAGACACATGAACTTGTATCACTACTACTGATCCTCTAGCAGAGCGTGATAATTTATAATGAACTAGTTCAAGAAACAGCAAAAAAAAAAAAAAAAAACTTCTAAGCCATAAAATACACAAGATTTGACTTACATAGCCATGAGTGCATTCCTTTGCCAGGGCCTCCAGCTGAGAATGAGCCGCCTCCTCCCATGAGCATCTAATAGCAAATATATTTAAATTACATATCAGCCTTTCCTAAGAAATAGGATTTGATTGAAACAAGTGAAAGTATTAACACGAGGAAAAATTAAACATTCAATTTAGGCACCTGGAGAACAGTGGCAATGACTGCTTCTTTCTCGTTATTCCAGCCAGGCACCTCAAAAGCAAGCGCAAAGTGTGTAGCCTGAAGAAGACCAAAAAGCTCAATTAGAGTTGTAACATAAAAACAATTTCATCTCGAACACACTTGTTTATTACTCCAACGACAGTAAATATGTAATAGATACCTCTCCACCAGTATGTTGGCGAAAATCTCCACCAGTATATTGAGATATCGGCTCCCCTTGGCGCGGTACATTAGGAAGGTCAGAAGTTAATGGCTCAACAACTTGTAAAAGTTCCTCGTGTTCAACTCCACTTGCCGCCAGTACCATACGTGCAGCAGTGAAATTCTCCTGAAACCCCCAGATCAAATGATTAAACAATTGTAATCAGAGGTGTAGATGGTTCTCAAAAGCTGAATGCTGCCTTACAGTCATAAACTCCTCCAAGAGTTCCCCATTCAATCTGTCCAAAGCAGACTCATGAGCATACAGAGGATTTGCCAATGCACCAGAATAACCAGCAGAGTGAACGGCCTCCGTGAGGAGTCCCATAGGGTTCTTTGCAAGCTCTGCTATCTCTACCTTCATCTTACGTAGCTACGAATCAACACAAGAACAATAAGTCACATAAATGTATTCACCAGGGTTATCAAAATAACAACAAAGGAAAAAAAAAGAGATTAAGAAATTTACCTCTTCATTGACTTCCCAATCCAAGAAAGCAGGGTTCCTCACACTGTCAATAAGAACTTCAACCATTCCAGGGACATAGGTTTTCAGAGCATCAATAGTGTAACTCATTTGCTCCCGAGACGCAGACGCCGAGGTGTTGCCTCCAATAGCTTCGATTTCCCTAACAAGACGTAGATGGCTTCTGTTCGTCGTGCTCTTGAAAGCCATCCTTTCAAGCAAATGCGTTGCTCCATGGAAATAAGGAGCCTCATAGATAGAACCACAATCAACATACAAACCAATAGAAGCTGCTGGATTCTGCCAACACAATAACTTTCTCAGTTCATTCCTCGCATGTTATAACGGATGCGATAAGATAATGCGAAAAACAGATGAATAAACGCCATAAGTAAATCAACATAGAGATTTGACGTGGTTCACCAAATTATCGGAGACGATTTAAGATTTTAGAGTAAAAAGAGGATTACAAAAACACAAAATATATAAGAGAGTATCCACGTTCTAAAAGCCTATAGCTGAGACTCAGGTCAGACAACAGACTATATTCAAGCCATATCAACATCGCACTTTCATAGAAATTTCATACTCCCTCCGTTTCATTTATATTTGTGCACACAAATGAAAAAAACATTTAATTTTGTATATTTTCTAAATTAAAACATCATTGTCTATAACAACATTTATTTTGAAACGAAAATTTTACTCTACAATACAACAACAACAACAATTAAATATTAAAATGAAACGGAAGAAGTATAAAATAAAACATAAGGTTGACTTACGGGTGACATCTCCGAGGCGATTTTGAGGCCGTTTGGAAGAGTAGTGATCTTAAGTTTGCTAGGCTCGACGTGGTCAGCAAGTGGAGGAGGAAGAGATACGCCTTGTAGTGGCATGTCCAATGAAGCAAGCGAAGAAGAGGATCCACCAGTCAACCATCCGAAGAAGCCTGTAGAAGAAGAGCTCGTAGCAACAGCATTGGAGCTAGCGTAACGCGCAGGTGCCAAACCTCGGCTAAGAGATCCCTACAAAAAAAAAAGAATACGATAATGATTCCAATCAACGAGTCGCGGATTCACAATTCGTGATCTACTGATTGAGGCAAAAGTCGTTTCTCCTAATCGGATTGACTAGGGATCATTCGTATGCCTAAAACGGTGCTATCATCGTAGGGAATCGATAATCGGAATCCAGATCTATAAATTTTCCGGGAAATCAGTGAATCGGACGAATCTTTTCCCTACTCGAACGTTCCAGAAGCTAAATCGATTATGAAAGGAGAGGTACTGACCTTGAGAGCCTTGGCTCGTGAAGCTGCCGTGCGATACATGGATACTGTGGAAACCCTGAATCGGAGAAAAATGAGTACCGAGTCGACGAAAGAGAAGGCGAGAGGCTGATGAATTTGAGAGGTGAGAGAGACTGAGAATAGTCGCTTTTGTTATTCGATCGAGCATCATCTCTACTTGCTGCTGCTAACGTCCTCAGAGTTTGTTTTAGCAGAGGCCCATCAAATGCGATAAATCTGACCCAGGATTGGCCCATTTAATATAACCCGAGAATAGAAGCCTCCTTTTTCTTACACATAACCAAGAACCCAAAAACCGAACTAACCCGATCTAACCAAATATACTGACTTGAACCGAAACTCAACCCAAAAAAATTTATACTTCGGTTAATGTCTGATAAACTTTCGATTATTTTCAAGATACCCAAACCAAACTGAACCAATCGGTTCTTTCAACAGCCGGAAAACCAAAAAACTGTAAGAGATGGTTTTACAAGTTAATTTAGATCCTTATTCAGATTTGAGCGGTTGCAAGGTTGACATAAATATTTTGAAACCCAGACCAGATCGGTCAATTTTTTATCTGGTTTTGAGTTGTTTAAAAATTAAATTTAAATTAGACCGTCAAAACTAATTCCAAATTGGTCAAATTCGCTAAAAACCAATTATCTGATTCAAAAAGTTTTTTTTAAGAAAGTCATAGTACTTTTTAATATTTTATTTTACTAACTTAGTATACATTATACTAGGTGTCTTCCTGCACTATCTGCAGTAAAAAAATTTAAATATTTTTTAACAGATAAATATAAATTATATTATAAAATTAAATTTTATTAATATTGTAATTTTTTTCGTATCAATATTTTAATATAAATTTGATTTAATTAAACATAAAAATTATATTTAAGAATATGCATGTATATATTTGAAATTATAATCTTAGATAGATTTTTCTGTCTATTTATTTTAATTAAATATATTAAATAAATTTGTAAAAGTTGCATAATTACTAAAAATTAAAATTAAACAATATTTATAAAATTTGTAGATATATAAGAAAATAATAATTTTATGATTAATTTTTATAATTTTCTAAAAAATTGTATACATTTTTGGAAATTTTAGTAATAAAATTGTATAATTTAAAAATATATAATTAAATTAAATTTCGAAATTTATAATGCCTTATTTGAATATATTTATTTTAATGATGATTTATGAGTTATTCCCATAATCTAAAAAAAATTCCAAAAATATAAACTGGCACTAAATGTAATATATGAGTTATTACCATATTTTAAAAAGTTTACCAAAAATATAAATTAACATTAAATGTAATTGTCCATGTCATATTAAAGTATAAGACATGTCATCAATTTCAGTAGTCATGTCATATTTGTTTTGTGAAACTTATTGTCGAAAAGACATGTGGCAAAATCACTTCGCAAATATAGTCTAGGTTAATATAAATTTGATTTAATTAAACATAAAAATTATATTTAAGAATGTTAATGTATATATTTGAAATTATAATCTTAGATAGATTTTTTTGTCTATTTATTTTAATTAAATATATTAAATAAATTTGTAAAAGTTGCATAATTACCAAAAATTAAAATTAAACAATATTTATAAAATTTGTAGATATATAAGAAAATAATGATTTTACGATTAATTTTTATAATTTTCTAAAAATTTGTATACATTTTTTGAAATTTTAGTAATAAAATTGTATAATTTAAAAATATATAATTAAATTATATTTCGAAATTTATAGTACCGTATTTGAATATATTTATTTTAGTGATGATTTATGAGTAATTTCCATATTCTAAAAAAATTTCCAAAAATATAAATTGACATTAAANNNNNNNNNNNNNNNNNNNNNNNNNNNNNNNNNNNNNNNNNNNNNNNNNNNNNNNNNNNNNNNNNNNNNNNNNNNNNNNNNNNNNNNNNNNNNNNNNNNNAATGTAATTGTCCATGTCATATTAAAGTATAAGACATGTCATCAATTCCAGTAACCATGTCATATTTGTTTTGTGAAACTTATTGTCGAAAGGACATGTGGCAAAATCACTTCGCAAATATAGTCTAGGTTAATATAAATTTGATTTAATTAAACATAAAAATTATATTTAAGAATATGAATGTATATATTTGAAATTATAATCTTAGATAGATTTTTCTATCTATTTATTTTAATTAAGTATATTAAATAACTTTGTAAAAGTTGCATAATTACCAAAAATTATAATTAAACAATTTATAAAATTTATAGATATATAAGAAAATAATGATTTTACGATTAATTTTTATCATTTTCTAAAAAATTGTATACTTTTTTTGAAATTTTAGTAATAAAATTGTATAATTTAAAAATATATAATTAAATTATATTTCGAAATTTATAGTGCCGTATTTGAATATATTTATTTTAATGATGATTTATGAGTAATTTCCATATTCTAAAATTTTNNNNNNNNNNNNNNNNNNNNNNNNNNNNNNNNNNNNNNNNNNNNNNNNNNNNNNNNNNNNNNNNNNNNNNNNNNNNNNNNNNNNNNNNNNNNNNNNNNNNNNNNNNNNNNNNNNNNNNNNNNNNNNNNNNNNNNNNNNNNNNNNNNNNNNNNNNNNNNNNNNNNNNNNNNNNNNNNNNNNNNNNNNNNNTTTTTCGTATCAATATTTTAATATAAATTTGATTTAATTAAACATAAAAATTATATTTAAGAATATGCATGTATATATTTGAAATTATAGTCTTAGATAGATTTTTCTATCTATTATTTTAATTAAATATATTAAATAAATTTGTAAAAGTTGAATAATTACCGAAAATTAAAATTAAACAATATTTATAAAATTTGTAGATATATAAGAAAATAATGATTTTACGATTACTTTTGATAATTTTATAAAAAATTGTATACATTTTTGAAAATTTTAGTAATAAAATTGTATAATTTAAAAATATATAATTAAATTATATTTCGAAATTTATAATGNNNNNNNNNNNNNNNNNNNNNNNNNNNNNNNNNNNNNNNNNNNNNNNNNNNNNNNNNNNNNNNNNNCAAAAATATAAATTGACATTAAATGTAATATATGAGTTATTACCATATTTTAAAAAGTTTACCAAAAATATAAATTAACATTAAATGTAATTTTTCATGTCATATTAAACTATAAGACATGTCATCAATTTCAGTAGTCTTGTCATATTTGTTTTGTGAAACTTATTGTCGAAAGGACATGTGGTAAAATCACTTCGCAAATATAGTCTAGGTTAATATAAATTTGATTTAATTAAACATAAAAAATATATTTAAGAACATGCATGTATATATTTGAAATTATAATCTTAAGTAGATTTTTCTATCTATTTATTTTAATTAAATATATTAAATAAATTTGTAAAAGTTGCATAATTACCAAAAATTAAAATTAAACAATATTTATAAAATTTGTAGATATATAATAAAATAATGATTTTACGATTAATTTTTATAATTTTCTAAAAAATTGTATACATTTTTGGAAATTTTAGTAATAAAATTGTATAATTTAAAAATATATAATTAAATTATATTTTGAAATTTATAGTGCCTTATTTGAATATATTTATTTAATGATGATTTATGAGTTATTCTCATATTCTAAAAAAAATTTCAAAAATATAAATTGACATTAAATGTAATTGTCCATGTCATATTAAACTATAAGACATATAAGACGTGTCATCAATTTTAGTAGTCATGTCATATTTGTTTTGTGATAATTATTATCGAAAGAACATGTGGCAAAACCACTTCGCAAATATAGTCTAGGGGATTTATATTTTACGACCATATGAGTGTGAAAACATTATATAAATTAATAATATAGTTTTACTTATATACTTTTAGTTACATAAGATAAAATTTAAAAACTCGGCCAACTAACCTGACCGTTTTATCCAGTTCCATGCCTGAGTAAAGGTCTAATCCGGTTTTTAAAACATTGGTTTATTTTTCTTCTAAAGAAAAGCTAATGAATAATCAAATTCTACTTAACACAAACCTCCTTTTATTAAAATCCACAAACACTTAACCACAAACATAACACTCAAGCACAAACAGAAAACATAGTCCATCAAGAGACCTCATCCACAACAAGTAGGTCTCTGACATAACTTTATTCATTGAAAATCAAAGAAGCAACCCACAATAATCTTTTCATATGGTGACTGGTGCAACATAGACTCCAATTTGATGAACCCAATCGCTAGCTTTTCCATGGAACCCAACGATCTTGTTACCTTCTTCCTTAAGCTCAACATATTCTCCGCCAGTCATTCCAAATGGTTGAGATATCTGCTTATTAGTCTTGAATATTAAACTCGTCACCACTGTCACACCACGTCCCTCTGCATGGATTTTGTCATAGTAGACTCCCACGGACGTAATGTACTCACCATCCGTAAGCTCAAACTACAAAAAAAGATAAGAAAGTTAATTCAAGAATTCAAAATCTTGAGAAACAAAGAACTTAGATAAACACTTATAGATAAAGAGAGAAAGAGTCACCGTTTCAACTCCAAGCGGTGATTGTTTGCCATGACCATCACCAACAACTTTCTGAGAGCCATTCTGGTACTCGACCGCCACGAAAGACACACCATCATTGTTCTGCCCTACTTGTATTTTCTTAACGCCGTCGAAAGCACCATCATCCCATGAAGCTCCTTCATCACCACCTACTGCTTGTAGCTTCTTGCTAGGTTTCAATGGAGTTGAGGCGATGGGAGCGAAGTAAGCTCCAACAGAGTTGAGTTGAGTGTCGGCGAAGCCATGGAAGCCGACAATCTTCTTGTCTTTCACTTCAAGTAAAATATCTGTACCTTCATCTCCAGGATATTTTTCAAACCCGTAATAATCTGAAGTCTTTGTGTTGGTTGTGAACTGAATCCCGACAATCTTGTTGGATGAATCGGACCAACCTTTCACGGACAGGAGATACTCGTTGGGATGACTTATCTCAAACTGCAAGGTAATGAAAATTTTCAGTAATCTCTACTCTCTAAGTAACATTTTTTATATCTATCTAGGTAACATTTTTATAGAAAAACTTGAAAAAAGAAACATATAATAAGTACCGTTCCAGTCATAGTTCTAGCTCCTCCTTTCACACCATGGGCAGGTCCTTCCTTTGTCTCTCCGTTCTTGACATACTCAAACTTGATTTGCTCAATCACTCGACTAAATGCTACATGTATCTTCGTCACACCATCGTGATCACCACTGTCGTCCCATTGGTTGCCTCCCTTGCCTCCTTGTGCGTCAAGTTTTTGAGGACTAGAACCGCTGTTGGAACCACTTCCACTGTCGCCAGTGCCACCAGGTTTAGAACCAGTGTCAAAGTAAGCTCCAATAGCATCAATAGCATTTCCACCACGTCCATGAAACCCAATAAGTTTTCCTCCATTTTCATCTTTGAACTCGAATTCTGTTCCCTTCTTTTCACTGTCGATACCAAACAATGGAGAGGTAAAACCTTTGGAGGTTGTGAAGTAAAGCGATGTGATAAGCGTCGTATCATATGTGTAGTTATGTTTGTAGGTTCCACCAACTTCCGTGATACTATCGTTTGGATAGTCCACTGAAAACTGTATTTAATTTACCATTAGAAGCAAACATATTAGTATCAAACTAATTGAATATTTTAACATAAGTCACCAATAAATTTATTTTATACCTCTTTTAGTTTCCCACGAGCCGTTCCGTGCTCACGGACTTCAACTTTTCCATCTTTTACGTATTCGATCTTGATATAAGTTATGCTCAAGTTATCTGCTCCGACGGTTATTTTCTTCACACCTTCGAAACCAACATCGTCGAATGGTTCTCCCTTGTCACCACCAAGAGGTCCCTTCTTCCCGGGGACATCAGTTTTAGGACCGTCTTTGCTAGGGACGTCGCCTCCGTCACCACCTTGTGAACCGGTGTCAAAGTAAGCTCCAATGGCATCAATAGCATTACCACCACGTCCATGCAAACCAATAAGCTTCCCTCCATTTTCATCTTTGAACTCGAATTCTGTTCCCTTCTTCTCACTGTTGATACCGAATAATGGAGAGGTAAAACCTTTGGAGGTTGTGAAGTAAAGCGATGTGATAAGCGTCGTATCATAGGGGTAGTTATGTTTGTAGGTTCCACCAACTTCCGTGATACTATCGTTTGGATAGTCCACTGAAAACTGTTTATTAGAAACAAATCTATATTAGTAACGAACCAATTGAATAGTGTAACAAAAATTCGCATTTATTACCTCTTGTAGTTCCCCACGACTTGTCCCGTGCTCACGGATTTCGACTTTTCCATCTTTCACGTATTCGATCTTGATGTAAGTTACACTGTATTGATCGGCTCCAACGGTAATTTTCTTCACACCTTCGAAACCAACATCGTTGAATTCTTCTCCTTTTTCACCACCAAGAGGTCCCTTCTTCCCGGGGACATCAGTTTGTGAACCGCCGCCGCCCTTACCTCCTTGTGAACCGGTGTCGAAGTAAGCTCCAATTGCATCAATAGCATTACCTCCACGTCCATGGAACCCAAGAAGCTTTCCTCCATTTTCACCTTTGAACTCGAATTCTGTTCCCTTCTTTTCACTGTCGATACCGAATAATGGAGAGGTGAAACCTTTGGAGGTTGTGAAGTAAAGCGATGTGATGAGAGTCGTATCATAGGTGTAAACATGTTTGTAGGTTCCACCAACGGCCGTGATATTATCGTTCGGATAGTCCACTGAAAACTGTATTTTATTATCCATTAGAAACCAAATGTTTAGTAGTAGTATTAACTGAAGTCACACATAAAAAATTATTTAGTTATTTTACCTCTTTGAGTTCCCCACGAACTGTCCCATGCTCACGGACAACAACTTGTCCATCTTTTATGTACTCGATCTTGATGTATGTTACACTGTACTGATCTGCTCCGACGGTTATTTTCTTCACACCTTCGAAACCAACATCTTCGAATACATTTCCCTTTTCACCACCAAGCGGTCCCACCTTTCCTGGTCCATCTTTACCGGTTTCATTTCCAGAACCACCGCCGCCACCACCAGATTCATTTCCAGAACCACCAGGTTTTGAACCACCGCCGCCGCCACCAGATTCATTTCCAGAACCACCAGGTTTTGAACCACCGCCGCCGCCACCAGATTCATTTCCAGAACCACCAGGTTTTGAACCACCGCCGCCGCCACCAGATTCATTTCCAGAACCACCGGGTTTTGAACCACCGCCGCCAGGGGTAGGAATGGGAGCAAAGTGAACGTCGAGGGAGCTGAGAGCATTGCCGCTGGTTCCTAGAAACCCGGCTATTTGGCTATCTTTGGGCGCGTCAGCGGAAAAGTAGTTCTGAGTTTTGTTTCCGTAAGGTCCATATGTCTTCTTGTTCGTCTTAAACGTTAGCGCCGTTATATGGTCTCCCGAAAAAGTGGTTTTGTAGTAACCAGACACACTTGTTATGTACTCGTCCGTGCTCAGTGTGAACTGCCATTTAA includes:
- the LOC106301003 gene encoding probable mitochondrial-processing peptidase subunit alpha-1 is translated as MYRTAASRAKALKGSLSRGLAPARYASSNAVATSSSSTGFFGWLTGGSSSSLASLDMPLQGVSLPPPLADHVEPSKLKITTLPNGLKIASEMSPNPAASIGLYVDCGSIYEAPYFHGATHLLERMAFKSTTNRSHLRLVREIEAIGGNTSASASREQMSYTIDALKTYVPGMVEVLIDSVRNPAFLDWEVNEELRKMKVEIAELAKNPMGLLTEAVHSAGYSGALANPLYAHESALDRLNGELLEEFMTENFTAARMVLAASGVEHEELLQVVEPLTSDLPNVPRQGEPISQYTGGDFRQHTGGEATHFALAFEVPGWNNEKEAVIATVLQMLMGGGGSFSAGGPGKGMHSWLYLRILNEYQQVQSCTAFTSIFNNTGLFGIYGCSSPEFAAKAIELAAKELKDVAGGKVNQKHLDRAKAATKSAVLMNLESRMIAAEDIGRQILTYGERKPVEQFLKTVDGLTLKDITDFTSKIISKPLTMGSFGEVLSVPSYDTVSSKFC
- the LOC106298242 gene encoding jacalin-related lectin 34-like isoform X2, with the translated sequence MSWDDGKHTKVKKIQLTFDDVIRSIEVEYEGTNLKSQRRGTVGTKSDGFTLSTDEYITSVSGYYKTTFSGDHITALTFKTNKKTYGPYGNKTQNYFSADAPKDSQIAGFLGTSGNALSSLDVHFAPIPTPGGGGSKPGGSGNESGGGGGGSKPGGSGNESGGGGGGSKPGGSGNESGGGGGGSGNETGKDGPGKVGPLGGEKGNVFEDVGFEGVKKITVGADQYSVTYIKIEYIKDGQVVVREHGTVRGELKEFSVDYPNDNITAVGGTYKHVYTYDTTLITSLYFTTSKGFTSPLFGIDSEKKGTEFEFKGENGGKLLGFHGRGGNAIDAIGAYFDTGSQGGKGGGGSQTDVPGKKGPLGGEKGEEFNDVGFEGVKKITVGADQYSVTYIKIEYVKDGKVEIREHGTSRGELQEFSVDYPNDSITEVGGTYKHNYPYDTTLITSLYFTTSKGFTSPLFGINSEKKGTEFEFKDENGGKLIGLHGRGGNAIDAIGAYFDTGSQGGDGGDVPSKDGPKTDVPGKKGPLGGDKGEPFDDVGFEGVKKITVGADNLSITYIKIEYVKDGKVEVREHGTARGKLKEFSVDYPNDSITEVGGTYKHNYTYDTTLITSLYFTTSKGFTSPLFGIDSEKKGTEFEFKDENGGKLIGFHGRGGNAIDAIGAYFDTGSKPGGTGDSGSGSNSGSSPQKLDAQGGKGGNQWDDSGDHDGVTKIHVAFSRVIEQIKFEYVKNGETKEGPAHGVKGGARTMTGTFEISHPNEYLLSVKGWSDSSNKIVGIQFTTNTKTSDYYGFEKYPGDEGTDILLEVKDKKIVGFHGFADTQLNSVGAYFAPIASTPLKPSKKLQAVGGDEGASWDDGAFDGVKKIQVGQNNDGVSFVAVEYQNGSQKVVGDGHGKQSPLGVETFELTDGEYITSVGVYYDKIHAEGRGVTVVTSLIFKTNKQISQPFGMTGGEYVELKEEGNKIVGFHGKASDWVHQIGVYVAPVTI
- the LOC106298242 gene encoding jacalin-related lectin 34-like isoform X1, with amino-acid sequence MSWDDGKHTKVKKIQLTFDDVIRSIEVEYEGTNLKSQRRGTVGTKSDGFTLSTDEYITSVSGYYKTTFSGDHITALTFKTNKKTYGPYGNKTQNYFSADAPKDSQIAGFLGTSGNALSSLDVHFAPIPTPGGGGSKPGGSGNESGGGGGGSKPGGSGNESGGGGGGSKPGGSGNESGGGGGGSKPGGSGNESGGGGGGSGNETGKDGPGKVGPLGGEKGNVFEDVGFEGVKKITVGADQYSVTYIKIEYIKDGQVVVREHGTVRGELKEFSVDYPNDNITAVGGTYKHVYTYDTTLITSLYFTTSKGFTSPLFGIDSEKKGTEFEFKGENGGKLLGFHGRGGNAIDAIGAYFDTGSQGGKGGGGSQTDVPGKKGPLGGEKGEEFNDVGFEGVKKITVGADQYSVTYIKIEYVKDGKVEIREHGTSRGELQEFSVDYPNDSITEVGGTYKHNYPYDTTLITSLYFTTSKGFTSPLFGINSEKKGTEFEFKDENGGKLIGLHGRGGNAIDAIGAYFDTGSQGGDGGDVPSKDGPKTDVPGKKGPLGGDKGEPFDDVGFEGVKKITVGADNLSITYIKIEYVKDGKVEVREHGTARGKLKEFSVDYPNDSITEVGGTYKHNYTYDTTLITSLYFTTSKGFTSPLFGIDSEKKGTEFEFKDENGGKLIGFHGRGGNAIDAIGAYFDTGSKPGGTGDSGSGSNSGSSPQKLDAQGGKGGNQWDDSGDHDGVTKIHVAFSRVIEQIKFEYVKNGETKEGPAHGVKGGARTMTGTFEISHPNEYLLSVKGWSDSSNKIVGIQFTTNTKTSDYYGFEKYPGDEGTDILLEVKDKKIVGFHGFADTQLNSVGAYFAPIASTPLKPSKKLQAVGGDEGASWDDGAFDGVKKIQVGQNNDGVSFVAVEYQNGSQKVVGDGHGKQSPLGVETFELTDGEYITSVGVYYDKIHAEGRGVTVVTSLIFKTNKQISQPFGMTGGEYVELKEEGNKIVGFHGKASDWVHQIGVYVAPVTI